In one window of Archocentrus centrarchus isolate MPI-CPG fArcCen1 chromosome 11, fArcCen1, whole genome shotgun sequence DNA:
- the cbx3a gene encoding chromobox protein homolog 3a → MGKKQNTKSRKDTQETQEEPEEFVVEKVLDQRVVNGKVEFYLKWKGFTDADNTWEPEENLDCPELISAFLESQKNVKEKPAPVKRKASTEEPETESKKKDVAEKPRGFARNLEPERIIGATDSSGELMFLMKWKDSDEADLVPAREANTRCPQVVISFYEERLTWHSCPEDEAQ, encoded by the exons ATGGGCAAGAAACAGAACACCAAGAGTAGGAAGGATACACAGGAGACGCAGGAGGAGCCTGAAGAATTCGTTGTGGAGAAAGTGCTGGACCAGCGTGTTGTGAATGGGAAAGTGGAGTTCTACCTGAAGTGGAAAGGATTTACAGA CGCTGACAATACTTGGGAGCCAGAGGAGAACCTGGATTGCCCTGAGCTGATTTCAGCGTTTTTGGAGTCTCAGAAGAATGTTAAGGAGAAACCTGCTCCTGTTAAGAGGAAGGCCTCCACAGAAGAGCCAGAGACAGAATCTAAGAAGAAAGATGTG GCTGAGAAACCACGCGGTTTCGCTAGGAACCTTGAACCAGAACGAATCATAGGTGCAACAGACAGCAGTGGGGAGTTGATGTTCTTGATGAAATG GAAAGACTCAGATGAGGCAGATTTGGTCCCAGCCCGTGAGGCCAACACTCGCTGCCCTCAGGTGGTCATATCCTTTTATGAGGAGAGACTGACATGGCATTCCTGTCCAGAGGATGAAGCACAGTAG
- the snx10a gene encoding sorting nexin-10A codes for MDTILDSFSDTEFIRVCVRDPRLHKDDLWHTHVDYEISLHTNCMCFRKKTSSVRRRYSEFVWLRHCLEQNAFIIELPKLPPWNPFFSLKNTEQVIQRMKGLQKFLEIVLHTPLLLSDSRLHLFLQSDLTITKIEKCALGKTRYTVAEAIQHSRGSNISRSEEKISSDSDCESTSSSGLGVSLDTPGKGSPLFFQSPDGDPESFGCSENTSPLMEY; via the exons ATGGACACTATTCTGGACAGTTTTTCAGATACT GAGTTCATTAGAGTTTGCGTTCGGGATCCAAGGCTCCATAAAGATGACCTCTGGCACACACACGTCGACTATGAGATCAGTTTACAT ACCAATTGCATGTGTTTTAGAAAAAAGACGTCTTCTGTGAGGCGGCGCTACAGTGAGTTTGTTTGGTTGCGTCACTGTCTGGAGCAGAATGCTTTCataat AGAACTGCCTAAATTGCCACCCTGGAACCCTTTCTTCAGTCTAAAGAACACAGAGCAAGTCATCCAGAGGATGAAGGGCTTGCAGAAGTTTTTAGAAAT TGTTCTTCACACACCCTTGTTGTTATCTGATAGTCGGCTCCATCTGTTCCTCCAGTCAGACCTTACCATCACAAAGATTGAGAAGTGTGCTCTTGGTAAGACCAGGTACACAGTAGCTGAAGCCATACAGCATTCAAGAGGTTCTAACATCAGTAGATCAGAAGAGAAGATTTCATCTGACTCTGACTGTGAAAG CACTTCATCATCAGGCTTGGGAGTGAGTCTTGACACTCCTGGGAAAGGAAGCCCCCTCTTCTTCCAGTCCCCTGATGGCGATCCTGAATCGTTTGGTTGTTCAGAGAACACAAGCCCACTCATGGAGTATTAA